One genomic window of Meiothermus sp. CFH 77666 includes the following:
- a CDS encoding Uma2 family endonuclease: MAIAKKLLTAEEFWLLSEGEGKRELVRGEVVEWMPVGGVHGEVVRRLLMRLGQWAEQGRHGYVATEVGYVVRRNPDGVRAADVSFVRQSRIPPEGIPEGFWPFAPDLAVEVVSPFETAEEVWEKVSDYLSAGTRLVWVIYPRSKQAVVYTPDGIGRTVGADDLLEDESVLPGFSCKLSDLF, encoded by the coding sequence ATGGCTATTGCCAAAAAACTCCTTACCGCCGAGGAATTCTGGCTCTTGTCTGAGGGTGAGGGCAAGCGGGAGCTGGTGCGGGGTGAGGTGGTGGAATGGATGCCGGTAGGCGGGGTGCATGGTGAGGTGGTCAGGCGCCTCCTGATGCGGCTGGGGCAATGGGCCGAGCAAGGCCGGCATGGGTATGTGGCCACAGAGGTTGGTTACGTGGTTCGGCGCAACCCGGATGGCGTGCGGGCAGCAGACGTAAGTTTTGTTCGGCAAAGCCGCATCCCCCCCGAAGGCATACCCGAGGGGTTCTGGCCCTTTGCGCCCGACCTGGCGGTGGAAGTGGTTTCGCCCTTTGAAACCGCCGAGGAGGTCTGGGAGAAGGTGAGCGACTACCTGTCGGCTGGAACCCGCTTGGTCTGGGTCATCTACCCGCGCAGCAAGCAGGCGGTGGTCTACACGCCCGATGGCATTGGGCGCACCGTTGGGGCCGACGACCTCCTCGAGGACGAATCGGTACTGCCTGGCTTTTCCTGCAAACTTTCCGACCTGTTTTAG